The following is a genomic window from Micrococcus cohnii.
GCTGGACCTGCGGCCCACCAAGACGTGGGGGCAGAACTTCGTGATCGACCCGAACACGATTCGCCGGATCGTCGCCGCCGCCGAGCTGACCGACGAGGACCACGTGCTCGAAATCGGCCCCGGCCTGGGGTCGCTGACCCTCGGGCTGCTCGACCGCGCCGCCGCCGTCACCGCCGTGGAGATCGACCCGCTCACCGCGGCTCGTCTGCCCGAGACGGTCGCCGGATTCCGCCCGGACCGCACCGACGCGCTCGCCGTGCTCCACGCCGACGCGCTGCGCCTGAGGCGCGATCAGCTCGACGCGGCACGTCCGGCCGCGGCCGACGGTCCGCCGACGGCCCTCGTGGCGAACCTGCCCTACAACGTGGCGGTGCCCGTGCTCCTGCACGCTCTCGAGCACCTGCCGAGTCTGCGTGCGGGCCTGGTCATGGTCCAGGACGAGGTCGCCGACCGTCTTGCGGCGGGTCCCGGTTCCAAGGTCTACGGCGTGCCGTCGGCCAAGGCGGCGTGGTACGGCCGGGTGCGCAAGGCCGGGGTCATCGGCACACACGTGTTCTGGCCGGCACCGCGGATCCACTCGGGTCTGGTCGCCTTCACGCGGCACGACGCGCCCCCGGCGCCGGTCGACCGCGAGCACGTGTTCGCGGTCGTGGACGCGGCCTTCGCCCAGCGTCGCAAGACCCTGCGTGCCGCGCTCGCCGGATGGGCCGGCGGCGCCGCCCGAGCCGAGGCGGTCCTGCGCGCCGCAGACGTCGAACCGAGCACTCGGGGCGAAACACTGGGCATCGAGGACTTCGCGCGGATCGCGGCCCACCGTGACGCCGCGGGGGTCGCCGACGGGAAGGAGGACGCATGAGCGAGCACGAGGCCGGAGCCTGCGGCGGCGCGCACCGCACCGACGTGCATCTGGACGTGACCCGCCGTCACGTGACCGTCACCGCGCCGGGCAAGGTGAATCTCTCCCTGCGGGTGGGGCCGTTGCGCGAGGACGGCTACCACAGCGTCGCGAGCCTCTACCTGGCCGTGAACCTGGTCGAGACCGTCACCGCCGTCGGGCGTGCGGACGGGGAGATCACCGTGGGTCCCTCCCACCGGCACTCCAGCGCCGTGGCCGCCGCCGACGTCCCGTGGGACGAATCGAATCTGGCGCATCGTGCGGCCACGCTGCTGCGCGAGCGCGTGGGCCTCGACCCGGCCCTGCACGGCGCGGACATCGAGATCGCCAAGCAGGTGCCCGTGGCCGGCGGCATGGGCGGAGGCTCCGCCGACGCGGCCGGGGCGCTCGTCGCGTGCTCGGCGCTGTGGGAGACGGGACTGACCCGGACCGAGCTCGCCGAGCTCGCCGCCGAGCTGGGCGCGGACGTGCCCTTCGCGGTCGTCGGCGGCGCCGCCGTGGGACGGGGCACCGGCGCGGAGGTCATGTCCGTGCCCGCGCGCACGCCGGTGCACCTGGTGCTCGTGCCGGCCGCGGGAGGGCTCTCCACCCCCGAGGTGTTCGGTGCCCTGGACCGCCTGCGTGAGGAAG
Proteins encoded in this region:
- the rsmA gene encoding 16S rRNA (adenine(1518)-N(6)/adenine(1519)-N(6))-dimethyltransferase RsmA; this translates as MPRTPAPPASEAAGDAARSLLSAADVRRIAEELDLRPTKTWGQNFVIDPNTIRRIVAAAELTDEDHVLEIGPGLGSLTLGLLDRAAAVTAVEIDPLTAARLPETVAGFRPDRTDALAVLHADALRLRRDQLDAARPAAADGPPTALVANLPYNVAVPVLLHALEHLPSLRAGLVMVQDEVADRLAAGPGSKVYGVPSAKAAWYGRVRKAGVIGTHVFWPAPRIHSGLVAFTRHDAPPAPVDREHVFAVVDAAFAQRRKTLRAALAGWAGGAARAEAVLRAADVEPSTRGETLGIEDFARIAAHRDAAGVADGKEDA
- a CDS encoding 4-(cytidine 5'-diphospho)-2-C-methyl-D-erythritol kinase, translating into MSEHEAGACGGAHRTDVHLDVTRRHVTVTAPGKVNLSLRVGPLREDGYHSVASLYLAVNLVETVTAVGRADGEITVGPSHRHSSAVAAADVPWDESNLAHRAATLLRERVGLDPALHGADIEIAKQVPVAGGMGGGSADAAGALVACSALWETGLTRTELAELAAELGADVPFAVVGGAAVGRGTGAEVMSVPARTPVHLVLVPAAGGLSTPEVFGALDRLREEGTLATPDGAPEINEDALRALTSGDPLALALAMDNDLQTPAVALYPELSDALDLGLDEGALRGMVSGSGPTLLFVARDAIEAERIASALTERTGAEALAVHGPVHGATVL